From Passer domesticus isolate bPasDom1 chromosome 8, bPasDom1.hap1, whole genome shotgun sequence, a single genomic window includes:
- the LOC135305998 gene encoding olfactory receptor 14J1-like — protein sequence LHYGTLLGSRACAHMAAAAWASAFLHALLHTANTFSLPLCHGNALGQFFCEIPHILKLSCSKFYLREVGFLAVSACLAFGCFVFTVFSYVQIFRAVLRIPSEQGRHKAFSTCLPHLAVVSLFLSTIMFAHLKPPSMSSPSLDVALSVLYSVMAPALNPLIYSLRNQELKAAVRSLMNGRFQKH from the coding sequence ctgcactacgggaccctcctgggcagcagagcttgtgcccacatggcagcagctgcctgggccagtgcctttctccatgctctgctgcacacagccaatacattttccctgcccctgtgccatggcaatgccctgggccagttcttctgtgaaatcccacatatcctcaagctctcctgctccaaattcTACCTCAGGGAAGTTGGGTTCCTTGCTGTTAGTGCCTGTTTagcttttggttgttttgtgttcactgttttctcctatgtgcagatcttcagggctgtgctgaggatcccctctgagcagggacggcacaaagccttttccacctgcctccctcacctggctgtggtctccctgttcctcagcactaTCATGTTTGCtcacctgaagcccccctccatgtcctccccatctctggatgtggccctttcagttctgtactcagtgatggctccagccctgaaccccctcatctacagcctgaggaaccaggagctcaaggctgcagtgaggagccTGATGAATGGACGATTTCAGAAACACTGA